From Nonlabens sp. Ci31, the proteins below share one genomic window:
- a CDS encoding Na(+)-translocating NADH-quinone reductase subunit F, with amino-acid sequence MLTPLSEQELHQLAMNIVGKEMEELGFEFLSINSKPKKDPQFVALKDKFLHFVVVRAVTYPANPVHYDEKLLDMMRNHGDKYKATTYYAGVGLANSRDYEMPVHHEDDYVVNFAGLIEIK; translated from the coding sequence ATGCTTACACCACTATCAGAACAGGAATTACATCAACTAGCGATGAATATCGTAGGGAAAGAAATGGAAGAGTTGGGATTTGAGTTTTTATCCATCAATTCTAAGCCTAAAAAAGATCCGCAGTTTGTGGCCTTAAAAGATAAATTTTTACATTTTGTAGTGGTGCGTGCGGTGACCTATCCTGCTAATCCAGTGCATTATGATGAGAAATTGCTTGATATGATGCGCAATCATGGAGATAAATATAAAGCCACTACCTATTATGCTGGGGTAGGTCTAGCTAATTCTCGAGATTATGAAATGCCAGTGCACCACGAAGATGATTACGTGGTGAATTTTGCCGGATTGATAGAAATCAAGTAG
- a CDS encoding GH92 family glycosyl hydrolase → MKTRFYSFLMVIAATISSCKEDSKVDFSPAAADRPLTEYVNTFIGTGGHGHTYPGATMPFGMMQLSPDTRLDGWDGCSGYHYSDDVIYGFSHTHLSGTGVSDYGDILFMPTNKPIVNNGADGKEGYSSKFSHDNEKASPGYYEVHLEDTDIDVRLTVTERAGMHEYKFPSSEDQYVILDLEHRDKLLVHDLQFTSDTEITGKRFSSAWATNQMLFFYIKTSHPIKNWNTKYEVTPKKIALDFENPDNQPVTMKIGISPVDEAGAKQNLETEIGNKDFETIKKAANATWEKQLNKILIEDENQDNKVNFYSALYHTMMAPNLYQDVDGRYRGMDLEIHKNKDFDYYTVFSMWDTYRAAHPLYTIIEQKRTNDFINTLTAKYDEGGILPIWDLSGNYTGCMIGYHGVPIIADAYLKGIRDYDIEKAFEAMMHSANQDKLGLESYKKYGFIPVELESESVSKTLEYAYDDWTIAQMAKAMDNEEKYIAYTRRAQNYKNMYNPATGFLQGRYRNTWFAPFKPEEVNFNYTEANAWQYSLYTPQDISGHINLMGGNEAYEKHLDNMFTAKTRTSGRHQADITGLIGQYAHGNEPSHHIAYLYNFIGKPHKTQEKVHEILTTLYHNVPDGISGNEDCGQMSAWYILSSLGFYPVTPGSNEYIIGTPLFHKATINLENNRKFTVITNGTGKYISGIKWNKYIPTMSAKQEPKYEKYSKSFITHDMIARGGTLVFEMSKEPTAWATAMEDRPVSAITEELITAVPYIESGNISFSDTTTITLNTIDPEAEIFYSINGSDFELYESPIPISEPIKLSVNAVKDDKISRTLTTDFYKYDKNMSIVLAHDYANEYSAGGNDALIDGMKGTEDFRSGSWQGTLKEDVIAMVDLGSSKDLNQISTSFLKDQRSWIFYPKSVRFELYDESKKLIKTLSQRLPKTGKEEVVTIHDVQLKTTAKNIRFVKMTAVTYGTLPEWHLGYPYDGKAWIFVDEITVK, encoded by the coding sequence ATGAAAACTAGATTTTATTCCTTTTTAATGGTAATAGCAGCGACAATTTCTAGCTGCAAAGAAGACTCTAAAGTCGACTTCTCGCCTGCCGCTGCAGACCGACCATTAACCGAATATGTAAATACTTTTATAGGAACAGGAGGCCATGGGCATACCTATCCTGGAGCAACCATGCCTTTTGGCATGATGCAATTAAGTCCTGACACGCGTCTTGATGGTTGGGATGGCTGTAGCGGTTACCACTATAGTGACGATGTGATTTACGGATTTTCGCACACTCATTTAAGTGGTACTGGAGTGAGCGATTATGGAGATATTCTATTCATGCCGACTAATAAGCCTATCGTAAACAACGGCGCCGATGGCAAGGAAGGCTACTCCTCAAAATTCTCTCACGATAATGAAAAAGCCAGCCCGGGATATTATGAAGTACATCTAGAGGATACGGACATAGACGTAAGGTTAACGGTTACCGAACGAGCAGGAATGCATGAATATAAATTCCCTTCATCAGAGGATCAATATGTGATTCTAGATTTAGAGCACAGAGATAAATTGTTGGTGCACGATTTACAATTTACATCAGATACTGAAATTACTGGAAAGCGTTTTTCTAGCGCTTGGGCGACCAATCAAATGTTGTTTTTCTATATCAAAACATCGCATCCTATTAAAAACTGGAATACAAAATATGAGGTGACGCCTAAAAAAATAGCTCTAGATTTTGAAAACCCTGACAACCAACCAGTCACTATGAAAATAGGAATTAGCCCTGTAGATGAAGCTGGTGCAAAGCAAAACCTTGAAACCGAAATAGGAAACAAAGATTTTGAAACCATTAAAAAAGCTGCCAACGCTACTTGGGAAAAGCAGCTGAATAAAATCCTGATAGAAGACGAAAATCAGGATAACAAAGTCAACTTTTACAGCGCTTTGTACCATACCATGATGGCACCTAATTTATACCAAGATGTGGATGGACGTTATCGTGGTATGGACCTAGAAATTCATAAAAATAAAGACTTTGATTATTACACTGTTTTCTCTATGTGGGATACCTATAGAGCAGCGCATCCTTTATACACGATTATCGAGCAAAAACGCACTAATGATTTTATCAATACACTAACCGCCAAATACGATGAAGGCGGCATCCTTCCTATTTGGGATTTAAGCGGCAATTATACCGGTTGCATGATCGGTTATCACGGGGTTCCCATCATAGCAGATGCCTATTTAAAAGGAATCAGAGATTACGATATAGAAAAAGCTTTTGAAGCCATGATGCACAGTGCGAATCAAGACAAATTGGGCCTAGAATCCTATAAGAAATATGGGTTTATCCCCGTAGAACTAGAAAGTGAATCCGTTTCTAAAACATTAGAATATGCCTATGATGACTGGACCATTGCACAGATGGCTAAAGCGATGGACAACGAAGAGAAATACATAGCCTATACTCGTAGAGCACAAAATTATAAGAATATGTATAATCCAGCTACTGGGTTTTTGCAGGGTCGTTACCGCAATACCTGGTTTGCACCTTTTAAACCAGAAGAGGTCAACTTTAATTATACCGAGGCAAATGCATGGCAATACAGTTTGTACACACCACAAGATATTTCTGGACATATCAATTTAATGGGAGGTAACGAGGCTTATGAAAAACACCTCGATAATATGTTTACTGCAAAAACGAGAACTTCCGGCCGTCATCAAGCCGATATTACGGGATTGATAGGTCAATATGCCCATGGAAATGAGCCATCGCATCACATAGCCTATTTGTATAATTTTATAGGCAAACCTCATAAAACGCAAGAAAAAGTTCATGAAATCTTAACCACTTTGTACCACAACGTTCCAGACGGTATTTCTGGAAATGAAGATTGTGGACAGATGAGCGCTTGGTATATTTTGAGTTCGCTAGGTTTTTATCCGGTCACTCCAGGAAGCAATGAATATATTATTGGAACACCTTTATTTCATAAGGCGACGATCAATTTAGAAAATAACAGAAAATTTACAGTAATTACAAATGGAACAGGAAAGTATATTTCTGGAATTAAATGGAACAAATACATTCCAACCATGTCTGCTAAACAGGAACCTAAATATGAAAAATATTCCAAATCATTTATAACACATGATATGATTGCGCGAGGGGGAACACTTGTTTTTGAAATGAGCAAAGAACCCACAGCATGGGCAACAGCAATGGAGGACCGACCAGTAAGCGCTATTACTGAAGAATTAATCACGGCAGTTCCTTATATAGAATCAGGAAATATCTCCTTTTCTGACACGACCACAATTACGTTGAACACCATAGACCCAGAGGCCGAAATATTTTACAGTATCAATGGCAGCGATTTTGAATTGTACGAGAGCCCTATACCTATTTCAGAACCTATAAAACTCTCCGTTAATGCGGTAAAGGATGACAAAATAAGTCGCACTCTTACTACCGACTTTTACAAATACGACAAAAATATGTCTATAGTGTTAGCGCATGATTATGCAAACGAATACAGCGCTGGTGGAAACGACGCCTTGATAGACGGAATGAAAGGAACAGAAGATTTTAGATCTGGTTCCTGGCAAGGAACACTAAAAGAAGATGTGATCGCCATGGTAGACTTAGGTAGTTCTAAAGACCTCAACCAAATCAGTACCAGTTTCTTAAAAGACCAACGCAGCTGGATTTTTTATCCTAAAAGTGTGAGGTTTGAATTGTATGACGAAAGTAAAAAACTGATCAAAACCCTTTCTCAAAGGCTACCAAAAACAGGCAAAGAAGAAGTCGTTACTATTCATGATGTGCAATTAAAAACAACTGCAAAAAACATACGTTTTGTAAAAATGACAGCCGTAACGTACGGTACATTACCGGAATGGCATTTAGGGTATCCTTATGATGGTAAGGCTTGGATTTTTGTGGATGAGATTACGGTAAAGTAG
- a CDS encoding FAD:protein FMN transferase → MRFCLVIAITLLFFSCKEKETEVSVPEAQQFVGSAIGTTYAIKLFAEEEMQVKQEVDSIIDMFNNSMSTWVKGSLINRINAGEDRVLVGKPFKEVFEQAQEVYRKTDGYFDPTVGNLVNAYGFGADGKQERIPSQKQIDSLKQLVGFYKMQLVPSQVKDSFYITSDQKGMYLEFNAIAKGTLVDYMARLLDQKGVENYLVEVGGEVVTKGMNLERNGKWSVGIDDPNQKPMQRQYITVVELSDKAMAGSGNYRKFKIDPESGQEFVHTVNPLTGKAQPSEVLGVNVIANNCTLADGFATAFMAMPLEKSRELLKNLPDLEVLIMYTDRSGLLRFETTPGFQGYVKQAG, encoded by the coding sequence ATGAGATTTTGTTTAGTTATTGCAATCACCCTTTTGTTTTTTTCCTGTAAAGAAAAAGAGACTGAGGTCTCTGTTCCAGAAGCACAACAGTTTGTGGGCAGTGCGATAGGAACAACGTATGCTATAAAGTTATTTGCAGAAGAAGAAATGCAAGTAAAACAAGAAGTGGATAGTATTATTGATATGTTTAATAATTCTATGAGTACTTGGGTAAAAGGCTCGTTGATCAATAGAATCAATGCCGGAGAAGATCGTGTTCTCGTAGGCAAACCTTTTAAAGAAGTTTTTGAACAAGCACAAGAAGTATATCGCAAGACAGACGGTTATTTTGACCCAACTGTTGGAAATCTGGTGAATGCTTATGGTTTTGGCGCTGATGGAAAACAAGAACGAATTCCTTCTCAAAAGCAAATCGATAGCCTCAAGCAATTGGTAGGTTTTTACAAAATGCAATTGGTCCCTTCTCAAGTAAAAGATTCTTTTTACATTACATCTGATCAAAAGGGAATGTACCTAGAGTTTAATGCGATCGCAAAAGGAACTTTGGTCGATTACATGGCCAGATTGTTAGATCAAAAGGGAGTGGAAAATTATTTGGTAGAAGTAGGCGGAGAAGTAGTTACCAAAGGAATGAATCTAGAGCGCAACGGAAAATGGTCTGTCGGAATAGACGACCCAAATCAAAAACCCATGCAACGCCAGTACATTACTGTGGTGGAATTATCTGATAAAGCTATGGCTGGAAGCGGTAATTACCGCAAGTTCAAAATAGATCCAGAAAGCGGTCAAGAATTTGTGCACACGGTAAACCCGCTGACTGGCAAGGCCCAACCCAGCGAAGTTCTAGGCGTTAATGTGATCGCAAATAATTGCACGCTAGCAGACGGTTTTGCAACTGCTTTTATGGCTATGCCTTTAGAGAAGTCTCGAGAGTTGCTGAAGAATTTGCCAGACTTAGAGGTACTTATTATGTATACAGATAGGAGTGGTTTATTGCGTTTTGAAACGACACCAGGTTTCCAAGGGTATGTGAAGCAGGCTGGGTGA
- the tnpA gene encoding IS200/IS605 family transposase, giving the protein MSRNNLQLYIHLVFATKYRDYLITDKVEIQLHQFLWNKFLELELIPLVINGMQDHVHLLLKIPAIISISSVSKNLKAPSSRFLIEITQCDFFECSRGYTAFTVSKKDVNYISTYIKNQKEYHQKGTVDMELQD; this is encoded by the coding sequence ATGTCTAGAAATAATTTACAATTATACATTCATCTTGTATTCGCAACTAAGTATCGCGATTACCTAATTACAGATAAAGTAGAGATACAACTACATCAGTTTTTATGGAATAAATTCTTAGAGTTAGAATTAATTCCATTAGTAATTAATGGAATGCAAGATCATGTTCATTTGCTTCTAAAAATTCCAGCGATTATAAGCATTTCTTCAGTTTCTAAAAACTTAAAAGCTCCCAGTTCTCGATTTTTAATTGAAATAACACAGTGTGATTTTTTTGAATGCTCTAGAGGTTATACTGCTTTTACTGTAAGTAAAAAAGACGTGAATTATATTTCTACGTACATAAAAAATCAGAAAGAATATCATCAGAAAGGAACTGTAGATATGGAGCTGCAAGATTGA